One Edaphobacter lichenicola DNA window includes the following coding sequences:
- the pqqE gene encoding pyrroloquinoline quinone biosynthesis protein PqqE, which produces MSTLPGPLSLVAEVTHRCPLHCVYCSNPLQMQSAANELSTDDWTRVFHQASELGVLHLHLTGGEPLSRPDIANLVDAGREANLYVNMITSGLGLTADRMHELKDAGLEHIQLSLQDADEEKANEFAGARAHAHKLKLAALIRQQDIAFTVNVVVHRDNLDRLEAILALAESLEPQRIEVAHVQYYGWALKNRDRLMPTPTQVERSVQLITEAQSRLSGRIQLQAVFPDYYARYPKTCVGGWGRQMMLIDPAGLALPCHAAAIIPGMNFDSVRAHTLEWLWKHSPAFNRFRGTDWMNPPCSTCDRREIDLGGCRCQAFQLTGDAANTDPACSLSDQHESLVAIAQARPSSDSQWVYRILAKS; this is translated from the coding sequence ATGTCGACACTTCCAGGCCCACTCTCCCTCGTAGCAGAAGTAACTCATCGCTGCCCCCTGCATTGCGTCTACTGTTCGAACCCGCTCCAGATGCAGTCCGCAGCAAACGAGCTATCAACCGACGATTGGACAAGAGTCTTTCATCAAGCGTCAGAGCTAGGCGTCCTTCATCTTCATCTCACCGGAGGCGAACCCCTCTCGCGACCCGACATCGCAAACCTAGTCGACGCGGGCAGGGAAGCGAACCTCTACGTCAACATGATCACCTCAGGCCTCGGCCTCACCGCCGACCGCATGCACGAATTAAAGGACGCTGGCCTCGAACACATTCAGCTAAGCCTCCAGGACGCAGATGAGGAGAAGGCAAACGAGTTCGCCGGTGCTCGCGCCCACGCTCACAAGCTGAAGCTGGCCGCACTCATCCGTCAACAGGACATAGCCTTCACCGTCAACGTAGTCGTGCACCGCGACAACCTCGATCGCCTCGAAGCAATCCTCGCTCTCGCCGAATCTCTCGAGCCGCAGAGAATCGAAGTAGCCCACGTGCAGTACTACGGCTGGGCTCTCAAAAATCGCGACAGACTCATGCCCACCCCCACTCAGGTTGAACGCTCCGTGCAACTGATCACCGAAGCCCAGTCCCGGCTGAGCGGCCGCATCCAGCTCCAGGCCGTCTTCCCGGACTACTACGCGCGCTATCCCAAAACCTGCGTCGGCGGTTGGGGTCGCCAGATGATGCTCATCGACCCCGCCGGACTGGCTCTCCCGTGCCACGCCGCCGCCATCATCCCCGGCATGAACTTCGACTCAGTCCGCGCTCACACCCTGGAGTGGTTGTGGAAGCACTCTCCAGCCTTCAATCGTTTTCGCGGCACCGACTGGATGAACCCGCCATGCAGCACCTGTGATCGCAGAGAGATAGACCTCGGAGGCTGCCGATGCCAGGCATTTCAACTGACCGGCGACGCGGCCAACACCGACCCCGCATGTAGTCTCAGCGATCAACACGAAAGTCTGGTCGCAATCGCACAAGCCCGCCCAAGCAGCGATTCGCAGTGGGTCTATCGCATCCTCGCCAAGTCGTGA
- the pqqA gene encoding pyrroloquinoline quinone precursor peptide PqqA translates to MTQSTWATPDFEEVTLNCEINSYAPVEL, encoded by the coding sequence ATGACACAGTCGACCTGGGCTACGCCCGACTTTGAAGAAGTTACCCTTAACTGCGAGATCAACTCCTACGCTCCCGTAGAACTCTAA
- the pqqB gene encoding pyrroloquinoline quinone biosynthesis protein PqqB, with protein sequence MRIKVLGAAAGGGLPQWNCTCANCSALRQNQPNIQSRTQSQLAVTADGDAWLLVNASPDLRQQLINNPEIHPDPAKGLRNTPVVGIILTSADLDHILGLLLLREFTPVRIYATRPVISILKKNSFFQMLDRLPGQSRWTEIEPDVSFHAGNGLVCTPIALSSSLPSYIGEQERAALDPTGATIGLILEDTQRTRAAYLPALPAITDPLKERLSTCSTIFIDGTFWSDDELQKIQPGTPLARSMGHLPIDGPDGSLAGLQDLINTRKIYTHINNTNPILQEQSSERRTVEDAGWEVAWDGLEITS encoded by the coding sequence GTGAGGATTAAAGTCCTGGGGGCCGCCGCAGGTGGCGGCCTTCCGCAATGGAACTGTACCTGCGCGAACTGTTCCGCTCTGCGCCAAAACCAGCCGAACATTCAATCCAGAACTCAGTCTCAACTAGCCGTGACGGCTGACGGAGACGCGTGGCTCCTTGTCAACGCCTCCCCCGACCTTCGCCAACAACTCATCAACAATCCTGAAATTCATCCAGACCCCGCAAAGGGCCTGCGCAACACTCCTGTCGTCGGAATCATCCTGACCAGCGCCGATCTCGACCACATCCTCGGTCTTCTCCTCCTGCGCGAGTTCACCCCGGTTCGCATCTACGCCACCCGCCCGGTCATCAGCATTCTGAAAAAAAACAGCTTCTTCCAGATGCTCGATCGCCTCCCCGGACAAAGCCGCTGGACAGAGATCGAGCCCGACGTAAGCTTTCACGCCGGCAACGGCCTCGTCTGCACTCCAATCGCACTCTCAAGCAGTCTCCCCTCGTATATCGGCGAACAAGAGCGCGCCGCCCTCGACCCAACCGGCGCGACGATCGGGCTGATCCTCGAAGATACTCAAAGAACCCGAGCAGCCTATCTCCCAGCTCTCCCCGCGATAACCGATCCCTTGAAGGAGCGTCTCTCTACATGTTCCACTATCTTCATAGACGGAACATTTTGGAGCGATGACGAACTGCAGAAGATCCAACCCGGAACACCATTAGCCCGCTCCATGGGCCACCTGCCGATAGATGGCCCGGACGGCTCTCTCGCAGGCCTCCAAGATCTCATCAACACACGCAAAATCTACACACACATCAACAACACCAACCCGATCTTGCAGGAACAAAGTTCAGAGCGTCGCACCGTCGAGGACGCAGGCTGGGAAGTGGCATGGGACGGACTAGAGATAACGTCGTAG
- the pqqC gene encoding pyrroloquinoline-quinone synthase PqqC has translation MGRTRDNVVDQEEPVLLDKPALRQRLQQVGEAMYHHKHPFHLHMHAGELTRGQMQAWVLNRYYYQSRIPIKDAIILSKSEDVAFRRAWRKRIIDHDGDAGAGGIEKWLQLAEAAGLNRSYVTSNHAILPGVRYAVDAYIELVTHSTLLEAVSSSLTELFAGQLIALRMDALAKHYPWLQDGLAYFQGRLTQAPEDAAFAFDYAAEHADTPHLQSLVVRSLERKCALLWAQLDALHYCYVEPGSLPPQPNIFRPEAS, from the coding sequence ATGGGACGGACTAGAGATAACGTCGTAGATCAGGAAGAGCCGGTTTTGCTCGACAAACCAGCTCTGCGCCAACGTCTCCAGCAAGTGGGCGAGGCGATGTATCACCACAAACATCCCTTCCATCTACACATGCACGCAGGCGAGCTCACACGCGGCCAGATGCAGGCCTGGGTGCTCAACCGCTACTACTACCAGAGCCGCATCCCCATCAAGGACGCCATCATCCTCTCCAAATCCGAAGATGTCGCCTTCCGCCGAGCCTGGCGAAAACGCATCATCGACCACGACGGCGACGCCGGAGCAGGTGGTATCGAAAAATGGCTCCAACTCGCAGAGGCCGCCGGTCTCAACCGCAGCTACGTCACCAGCAACCACGCCATTCTCCCCGGCGTTCGCTACGCCGTGGACGCCTATATCGAGCTGGTTACCCACAGCACTCTGCTCGAAGCCGTCTCCTCCTCACTCACCGAGTTATTCGCCGGTCAACTGATCGCCTTACGCATGGACGCTCTCGCGAAGCACTACCCCTGGCTTCAAGATGGCCTCGCCTACTTCCAGGGCCGTCTCACCCAGGCCCCCGAAGACGCCGCATTTGCCTTCGACTACGCCGCCGAACACGCCGACACACCTCATCTGCAATCATTAGTAGTCCGCTCCCTCGAACGAAAGTGCGCGCTACTCTGGGCCCAACTCGACGCGCTTCACTACTGCTACGTCGAGCCGGGATCCCTCCCCCCACAGCCCAACATCTTTCGCCCCGAGGCGTCATGA
- a CDS encoding 2OG-Fe(II) oxygenase encodes MSHTRKSDWVHHNTQNLEKLGQKSAAGLGPAGFQLVALLHSAPFLYLLSEITGIWNLLPDPYMHGAGYSIIPPKGKFDVHIDSNADLTSGLIRRLALIIYLNHDWTSEYGGQLELWNEDASRKEAEIEPIFNRTLLMNISETSYHGINPVVEPTGRSRYSFMIYYNTVGNILGKEMGVHSSLYAPDCYKPKPTARSLVRKWTPPVFYDFVRQRIR; translated from the coding sequence ATGTCCCACACCAGAAAATCCGACTGGGTGCATCACAATACCCAAAATCTCGAAAAGCTTGGGCAGAAGTCTGCCGCCGGGCTTGGACCGGCTGGCTTTCAGCTCGTAGCTCTGCTTCACTCAGCTCCATTCCTCTATCTTCTTTCGGAGATTACGGGAATCTGGAATCTGCTGCCTGACCCCTATATGCATGGTGCGGGCTACAGCATCATCCCCCCAAAAGGAAAGTTCGACGTCCACATCGACTCCAACGCCGACCTGACCAGCGGACTGATTCGCCGTCTCGCTTTGATCATTTATCTCAACCATGACTGGACCTCGGAGTATGGCGGCCAGCTCGAGCTGTGGAACGAAGATGCGAGTCGCAAAGAGGCCGAGATAGAGCCCATCTTCAACAGAACGTTGCTGATGAATATCTCGGAGACCTCCTACCATGGCATCAATCCGGTCGTCGAACCTACCGGAAGGTCGCGTTATTCCTTCATGATCTACTACAACACCGTCGGCAACATCCTCGGCAAAGAGATGGGTGTGCACAGCTCTCTGTATGCACCTGACTGTTATAAGCCGAAGCCCACGGCACGTAGTCTGGTTCGCAAGTGGACGCCTCCTGTTTTCTACGACTTCGTTCGTCAGAGGATCCGGTAG
- a CDS encoding sugar transferase, protein MTPPNRKIFLELVEFGDLCLLFGSLGGAYAFTSGHRFFGILDSLETRHPVQVFLATLVLAVVWHGILRSNKFYRSRRVDGFVREVVDVFIASVLCALSSCAWLWLVCSHSKHSIAEIGFISAVFGAVSFAIFVSTRLVGRALARVFRSKGYNLRHVLVVGTNRRAHGFSQDVALHPEWGYHLQGFVDDQWWSEETAASNAGALLGGLDSIPSLLRTLPVDEVIVALPLASFYQQIAEIVASCRDHGIAVRSIGTFFDQEQTKRTAYLQRGVGTITLHDESWNAWGFMIKRVTDAVVSAVLLLGLAPVFLLVAALIRLTSKGPVFFRQTRIGYGKRPFEILKFRTMVVDAEKLMAQVEHLNETKGPTFKLKNDPRITPLGKFLRKSSLDEIPQLVNVFLGDMSLVGPRPLPVRDYEGFSKDWHRRRFSVKPGITCLWQVMGRSSISFDEWMALDMRYIDQWSMWLDIKILFQTIPAVFRGSGAV, encoded by the coding sequence ATGACACCACCCAACAGGAAAATCTTTTTAGAGTTGGTGGAGTTCGGCGACCTTTGTCTATTATTCGGCAGTTTGGGCGGCGCGTATGCTTTCACGTCCGGCCACCGCTTCTTTGGAATTCTTGACTCCCTGGAGACGCGGCACCCCGTACAAGTCTTCCTCGCGACACTGGTGCTGGCGGTAGTATGGCACGGAATTCTGCGGTCAAATAAGTTTTATCGCTCTCGAAGAGTGGATGGGTTTGTCAGAGAGGTCGTGGATGTTTTTATAGCGAGCGTACTTTGCGCTCTCTCCTCCTGTGCCTGGCTGTGGCTGGTGTGCTCCCACTCGAAGCACAGCATCGCAGAGATTGGTTTTATCAGCGCTGTCTTCGGCGCAGTGAGCTTTGCCATCTTTGTATCCACTCGGCTGGTGGGACGAGCTTTGGCGCGTGTGTTCCGTTCCAAGGGTTATAACCTTCGCCATGTTCTGGTGGTCGGGACCAATCGACGCGCCCACGGGTTTTCGCAGGATGTCGCACTGCATCCGGAGTGGGGTTATCACCTGCAGGGTTTCGTTGACGATCAATGGTGGTCTGAAGAGACGGCTGCGTCCAATGCAGGGGCCTTGCTGGGCGGGTTGGATTCGATTCCCTCTCTGTTGCGGACGCTTCCGGTGGACGAGGTGATCGTGGCGTTGCCTCTGGCTTCGTTCTATCAGCAGATAGCGGAGATTGTTGCCTCGTGCCGGGATCATGGGATTGCAGTGCGAAGCATCGGAACGTTCTTCGATCAGGAACAGACGAAACGAACCGCGTATCTGCAGAGAGGGGTAGGCACGATCACTCTGCATGACGAGTCGTGGAATGCATGGGGCTTCATGATCAAGCGAGTCACCGATGCGGTTGTGTCGGCAGTGCTGCTGCTGGGGCTGGCTCCGGTCTTTCTCCTGGTTGCGGCGTTGATCAGGTTGACCTCGAAGGGTCCCGTCTTCTTTCGTCAGACCAGGATTGGCTACGGGAAACGGCCGTTCGAGATTCTGAAGTTTCGGACCATGGTGGTCGATGCAGAGAAGCTGATGGCCCAGGTGGAGCATTTGAACGAGACCAAGGGCCCGACCTTCAAGTTGAAGAACGATCCTCGGATCACTCCGTTGGGTAAGTTTCTACGGAAGTCGAGTCTGGATGAGATTCCTCAGCTCGTCAATGTGTTCCTCGGCGACATGAGTCTTGTCGGTCCGCGGCCACTTCCCGTTAGAGATTATGAAGGGTTCTCGAAGGACTGGCACCGGAGACGATTCAGCGTCAAACCTGGAATTACGTGCCTGTGGCAGGTGATGGGGAGAAGCTCGATCAGCTTCGATGAATGGATGGCTTTGGATATGCGCTACATCGACCAGTGGTCGATGTGGCTCGATATCAAGATCCTGTTTCAAACTATTCCTGCAGTCTTTCGTGGCTCAGGCGCAGTGTAG
- the pqqD gene encoding pyrroloquinoline quinone biosynthesis peptide chaperone PqqD, with the protein MSETPETPDTRVPRLAVGCRVRTVSPDEAMLLVPEGALKLKGAASEIISLIDGQRSVEAITIELQQKHATTDSSQIATEVKQFLDKLHARSVLLYSDQAEDS; encoded by the coding sequence ATGAGCGAGACCCCCGAGACCCCCGACACGAGAGTTCCGCGCCTCGCAGTAGGCTGTCGCGTTCGCACTGTCTCGCCCGACGAAGCAATGCTTTTAGTCCCCGAAGGTGCATTGAAACTCAAAGGCGCAGCCAGCGAGATCATCAGCCTCATCGACGGACAGCGCTCAGTCGAAGCAATCACAATCGAACTCCAACAGAAACACGCCACAACCGACTCATCGCAAATCGCCACCGAGGTAAAACAGTTCCTGGACAAGCTCCACGCAAGAAGCGTCCTACTCTACAGCGACCAGGCAGAAGATTCCTAA
- the hemA gene encoding glutamyl-tRNA reductase — protein sequence MSATTQGRLVLLGINHNTAPIEVRERLAIPAERLADATRTLLHQPGVREGLILSTCNRVELLTLQDDAEAAPSQAKTDLLRFLHEYFAVPPHDIQPHLYEFREREAVRHLFRVASSLDSMVVGEPQILGQVKEAYTVARDAGAVSTHLEALMQRTFTVAKKIRTETQIGSSSVSIASVAVDLARKIFGSLYGKTVLLVGAGKMSELAARHLIQQGASSILVTNRTQSRAEKIASDFNSLTVHTEAIPFEALYEQADRADIVITSTGAPQMIFGRSHGQHFLHRRRNRPMFFIDIAVPRDVDPRMNEVEGCFVYDIDDLQQVATANLADRSREAAAAENIVSREVDKYQERLQSRDAVPAIKALQQQAEQLRQAELVRSQSKLADLTAQQRDAVEALTRSLTAKLLHPQLTALRESTRKKDSE from the coding sequence ATGAGCGCGACTACACAGGGGCGTCTCGTCCTCCTCGGCATCAATCACAACACCGCGCCCATCGAGGTACGCGAGCGCCTCGCCATCCCCGCCGAGCGCCTCGCCGACGCCACCCGCACCCTTCTCCACCAGCCCGGCGTCCGCGAGGGCCTCATCCTCTCCACCTGTAACCGGGTCGAACTCCTCACCCTCCAGGACGACGCCGAAGCCGCACCGTCACAGGCCAAAACCGACCTCCTCCGCTTCCTGCACGAGTACTTCGCCGTTCCGCCGCACGACATTCAGCCCCACCTCTACGAGTTCCGCGAGCGCGAAGCCGTCCGCCATCTCTTCCGCGTCGCCAGCTCCCTCGACAGCATGGTCGTCGGCGAACCCCAGATTCTCGGCCAGGTAAAAGAGGCCTACACCGTAGCCCGCGACGCCGGTGCCGTCTCCACCCACCTCGAAGCCTTGATGCAGCGCACCTTCACCGTCGCAAAAAAAATCCGCACCGAAACTCAGATCGGTTCAAGCTCTGTCTCCATCGCCTCGGTAGCCGTCGATCTCGCGCGGAAGATCTTCGGCTCCCTCTACGGAAAGACCGTCCTCCTGGTGGGCGCCGGCAAAATGTCCGAATTAGCCGCCCGTCACCTCATCCAACAGGGCGCATCCTCCATCCTCGTCACCAACCGCACCCAGTCCCGCGCTGAAAAAATAGCCTCCGACTTCAACAGCCTCACTGTTCACACCGAAGCCATTCCCTTTGAGGCCCTCTACGAGCAGGCCGATCGCGCCGACATCGTCATCACATCCACCGGCGCCCCCCAGATGATCTTCGGTCGCTCCCACGGCCAGCACTTCCTCCATCGTCGCCGCAACCGTCCCATGTTCTTCATCGACATCGCCGTCCCCCGCGACGTCGACCCGCGCATGAATGAGGTCGAAGGCTGCTTCGTCTATGACATCGACGATCTCCAGCAGGTAGCCACCGCCAACCTGGCCGATCGCAGCCGCGAGGCCGCAGCAGCCGAGAATATCGTCAGCAGGGAAGTAGACAAGTATCAGGAGCGTCTCCAATCCCGCGACGCCGTCCCCGCCATCAAAGCCCTTCAGCAACAGGCCGAGCAACTCCGCCAGGCCGAACTAGTCCGCTCCCAATCCAAGCTCGCCGATCTCACCGCCCAGCAGCGTGACGCCGTCGAAGCCCTGACCCGCTCGCTCACAGCCAAGCTTCTCCACCCCCAACTCACCGCGCTCCGCGAATCCACACGCAAAAAAGACTCCGAGTAA
- a CDS encoding glycosyltransferase produces the protein MLRARGEDVHDYTLDNAEIKSGNLITIGLRSVWNTKEADRVKDLIRSTKPDLMKVDNFFPLLSPSIFDAAKSMGVPTVLSVRNYRLICPSANLFRDGHICTTCVGSKVALAAIEHRCYRQSYLQSAAVVASNAYAHLRGIWTNSVDRYIAVSSFVKQQLVEGGFPEEKILVKPNFISDSGVGDGSGGYGLYVGRLTEEKGVRSLLNAWPDVPSSASLKIIGDGPLESVVRQAAQADPRIEYLGRKSLTEVCDYLGKAAFLIFPSQWYEPFGRTIVEAYSKGTPVIAALTPPMKAMVDDGVTGLLYNPSDSKDLAATVSILMADKERLNLMRVQARAKYLAAYTEDQNYRQLMDIFQQCIHTYHAQPA, from the coding sequence ATGCTTCGCGCGCGCGGAGAAGATGTTCACGACTACACGCTCGACAACGCTGAAATAAAATCAGGGAACCTCATCACCATCGGTCTGCGTTCGGTCTGGAACACTAAAGAGGCCGACCGAGTGAAAGATCTGATCCGATCCACAAAGCCGGATCTCATGAAGGTAGATAATTTTTTTCCTCTCCTTTCGCCCTCCATCTTCGACGCTGCGAAGTCAATGGGAGTTCCGACCGTTCTCTCCGTACGAAACTATCGGCTTATCTGTCCGTCCGCCAATCTGTTTCGCGACGGCCACATATGCACCACATGCGTTGGGAGCAAAGTTGCACTCGCCGCCATTGAGCATCGTTGCTACCGGCAGAGCTATCTGCAATCGGCTGCAGTGGTTGCCAGCAATGCGTACGCTCATCTCCGCGGCATCTGGACCAACTCTGTCGACCGCTACATCGCAGTCAGCAGCTTTGTCAAGCAGCAGCTCGTCGAAGGTGGATTTCCCGAGGAGAAGATTCTCGTAAAGCCAAATTTCATCTCGGACAGCGGAGTCGGCGACGGCTCCGGCGGATATGGCTTATATGTCGGACGTCTCACCGAAGAGAAGGGCGTTCGCTCGCTTCTCAATGCGTGGCCGGACGTGCCGTCATCAGCCTCTTTGAAGATCATCGGCGATGGCCCCCTCGAGTCCGTCGTTCGTCAGGCGGCGCAGGCTGATCCGAGGATCGAGTACCTGGGACGAAAGTCGCTGACCGAAGTCTGCGACTATCTCGGCAAAGCCGCCTTCCTCATCTTCCCGTCGCAGTGGTATGAGCCCTTCGGCCGCACGATCGTCGAGGCATACTCCAAAGGGACGCCGGTCATTGCCGCCCTGACCCCACCGATGAAGGCGATGGTCGACGATGGCGTAACCGGCCTTTTATACAACCCCTCTGATAGTAAGGACCTTGCCGCCACCGTAAGCATCCTTATGGCAGATAAGGAGCGTCTGAACCTAATGCGGGTTCAGGCTCGAGCGAAATATCTAGCTGCCTACACGGAAGATCAGAACTATCGACAGCTCATGGATATCTTTCAGCAATGTATCCATACGTATCACGCCCAGCCCGCGTAG
- the ccsA gene encoding cytochrome c biogenesis protein CcsA translates to MSLFWLRVAVLLYGIAALAVLPAALYERPRWRHIAVPATVAAVFFHFVSLAEMLNAAHHRLPVDTHETQSFLGLLLALAFLLVYARYHTVSLGIFLLPICFLLGLVPAFHPGQESTTFPILHAGWIFLHVALLLAAYAALFLSMLASLLYLVQERRLKQKSPTLSWLPPLETTDQIALKALLFGLPCMTAGLLIGSLIAQATVGASYFRDPKILLAFAMWLVYVAMIHIRRISGLRGRRAVYLSSFVFLVILTVWVANQFSAVHRFTAP, encoded by the coding sequence ATGTCTCTTTTCTGGCTCAGAGTCGCGGTCTTACTCTACGGCATTGCCGCGCTTGCGGTCCTGCCGGCCGCCCTCTATGAGCGCCCCCGCTGGCGCCATATCGCCGTCCCCGCCACCGTAGCCGCAGTTTTCTTCCACTTCGTCTCGCTGGCCGAGATGCTCAACGCGGCCCACCATCGCCTCCCCGTAGACACCCACGAAACCCAATCCTTCCTGGGCCTTCTCCTCGCCCTGGCCTTCCTCCTCGTCTACGCCCGCTACCACACCGTCTCGCTCGGCATCTTCCTCCTGCCTATCTGCTTCCTTCTCGGCCTGGTCCCAGCCTTCCATCCCGGCCAGGAGAGCACCACCTTCCCCATCCTCCACGCAGGCTGGATCTTCCTCCACGTCGCTCTTCTTCTTGCCGCCTACGCCGCGCTCTTCCTCTCCATGCTGGCCTCGCTTCTCTATCTGGTGCAGGAGCGCCGTCTCAAGCAGAAATCGCCAACCCTCTCCTGGCTGCCACCGCTAGAAACCACCGACCAGATCGCCCTCAAAGCCCTCCTCTTTGGCCTGCCCTGCATGACCGCCGGCCTACTCATCGGTTCGCTCATCGCCCAGGCCACCGTCGGTGCCTCTTACTTCCGTGACCCCAAGATTCTTCTCGCCTTCGCCATGTGGTTGGTCTATGTTGCAATGATCCACATCCGCCGCATCTCTGGCCTCCGTGGCCGCCGAGCCGTCTACCTCTCCAGCTTCGTCTTCCTGGTCATACTCACCGTGTGGGTAGCAAACCAGTTCTCCGCGGTCCACAGGTTTACCGCCCCATGA